One genomic segment of Cardinium endosymbiont of Philonthus spinipes includes these proteins:
- a CDS encoding SUMF1/EgtB/PvdO family nonheme iron enzyme: MAMRFGIARLSYFFALFALVWITAYGKRHPTSARPSKKSLTTGRLFNQPDTLAVVPVKGESPIPGMIYVEGGYMIMGNLSEDKLGTGGCCAKPVTVTSFYMDQTPITNLDYREYLDDLRKSGLMEAYNAAMPNQKVFVEDFSYNDPLTDQDSYFNMPDFMYYPVVGVSWEQATAYCKWRTKKIQELIKQKGKGKGKAGSAGQTDTGYVSDEDQKKPVDQDNSEPIVQGLPVVRLATEAEWEYAARGIVGTVSIDYLQRHQRTYPWDGSSPRGKNGQFLANFKRGRGNYKGVTGASDHAAPTSYVYAYPPNDLGLYDMVGNVCCWVSDTYRPLSLQDTSDLNPIRRDGRLDPASSYNATDKVSLINDDARVYKGCSWADSAYFLQIGTRRYLNKDAASARIGFRCVVSSLGR; encoded by the coding sequence ATGGCTATGCGTTTTGGTATTGCTCGGTTGAGCTATTTTTTTGCATTATTTGCTTTGGTATGGATTACAGCTTATGGTAAACGTCATCCTACTAGCGCCCGCCCAAGTAAAAAAAGTTTGACCACAGGGCGTCTTTTTAATCAACCAGATACCCTTGCCGTGGTCCCCGTTAAGGGTGAGTCGCCTATTCCAGGTATGATCTATGTAGAAGGGGGCTATATGATCATGGGCAATTTAAGCGAAGATAAGCTTGGTACTGGAGGGTGTTGCGCCAAGCCGGTTACGGTAACTTCTTTTTATATGGACCAAACGCCTATTACCAATTTGGATTATAGAGAGTATTTGGATGATTTGCGAAAGAGTGGTTTGATGGAAGCATATAATGCTGCTATGCCCAATCAGAAGGTTTTTGTAGAGGATTTTAGCTATAATGACCCTTTAACAGATCAAGATAGTTACTTCAATATGCCTGACTTTATGTATTACCCTGTTGTGGGTGTAAGTTGGGAGCAAGCTACAGCATATTGCAAGTGGCGCACTAAAAAGATACAGGAGCTCATTAAGCAGAAAGGCAAAGGCAAAGGCAAAGCAGGTTCAGCTGGCCAGACTGATACCGGTTATGTCAGTGATGAAGATCAGAAAAAGCCTGTAGATCAAGACAATAGTGAGCCAATCGTACAGGGGCTTCCTGTAGTGCGTTTGGCTACCGAAGCAGAATGGGAATATGCTGCGCGTGGCATAGTGGGGACAGTGAGTATAGACTATTTGCAACGCCATCAGCGCACTTATCCTTGGGATGGCTCTTCGCCAAGGGGAAAAAATGGTCAATTTTTAGCTAATTTTAAAAGAGGCAGAGGTAATTATAAAGGTGTAACTGGCGCCTCTGACCATGCGGCACCTACTTCTTATGTATATGCTTATCCTCCAAATGATCTGGGCCTTTATGATATGGTGGGCAATGTTTGTTGTTGGGTAAGTGATACTTATAGACCACTTTCCTTGCAAGATACCAGTGATTTAAATCCTATTAGGCGGGATGGACGGTTGGACCCTGCTAGCAGCTACAATGCTACCGATAAAGTCTCCCTTATCAATGATGATGCTAGAGTATATAAGGGGTGCTCTTGGGCTGATTCTGCCTATTTTTTACAAATAGGTACCCGACGCTATTTGAATAAAGATGCTGCTTCAGCTAGAATTGGATTTCGATGTGTAGTGTCTAGCTTGGGGCGATAA
- a CDS encoding ComF family protein, with amino-acid sequence MKRFITGLLDLLFPPICVGCNHKLVQGETLICTICFSSFPETNAHTLVDNAITNHFLGKTTITYGFALYKLRKQSHLERVLFAMKYKNQPKIGEMLGWHYGNILHQAPIMETIDGIVAIPLHPKRFKERGYNQSDFFAKGLSAALNLPLHTKCVERIRYTPSQTTKNKIERMANLAGAFKVIQPALLADKHLLLVDDILTTGATLTACTDALLTAGIAKVSVATIAVVEA; translated from the coding sequence ATGAAACGATTTATAACCGGACTATTGGATTTGCTTTTCCCTCCCATATGCGTAGGGTGCAACCACAAGCTTGTACAAGGAGAAACATTGATTTGCACCATTTGTTTTAGTTCATTTCCAGAAACAAATGCGCATACATTGGTAGATAATGCCATCACCAACCATTTTCTAGGTAAAACAACCATAACCTATGGATTTGCCCTGTACAAGTTAAGAAAGCAGAGCCACCTCGAACGGGTGCTTTTTGCGATGAAGTATAAAAACCAACCCAAAATTGGAGAGATGCTAGGATGGCACTATGGCAATATCCTCCATCAGGCACCAATTATGGAAACCATTGATGGAATTGTAGCCATTCCTTTACACCCGAAGAGATTCAAAGAACGGGGTTACAATCAAAGTGATTTTTTTGCAAAGGGACTTTCTGCTGCATTGAACCTCCCCTTGCATACAAAATGTGTAGAACGGATCCGCTATACGCCATCGCAAACCACTAAAAATAAAATAGAACGCATGGCCAATCTAGCAGGCGCTTTTAAAGTAATACAACCCGCTTTACTAGCAGACAAACATCTTCTGCTTGTAGATGATATTCTGACTACAGGAGCTACATTAACAGCCTGCACCGATGCACTTTTAACAGCAGGTATAGCAAAAGTAAGCGTTGCAACCATAGCTGTAGTAGAGGCATAA
- a CDS encoding pitrilysin family protein has product MLDRTIPPQFQEIEPIRFPWPKRHMLGNDIPLYVLDMGSQPIIELELIFKSGSCHELHPGAAYFTAAMLLEGTATKTSQDIAHMIDYYGATIGTRVQKDFCIISLSTLVKHLNPLLDLLVELLLTASFPEKSLQLLKNVKTQAIQMADKKNHQVAYKRFCTALFTAAHPYGRHLTVQEIAAIQRSDLQHHYEQLLFTGCAAFVSGQVTPAALQSIQQALEQLTVTKVVQPDQIPSGNLPEKIDIADGQHLQSAIVIGKKLLLKKEADFLPMVVVNTLLGGYFGSRLMRNIREDKGYTYGIHSNMVALLQAGYLSITTEVAQEVTQATIQEIYKEIAILQHELVAEDALQNVKNYLLGHFLTTINDPFSIMQKFQAAYLHGLDQSYYTAFYHQVRDITPLEVRNLAQKYLSLDSFTEVVVR; this is encoded by the coding sequence ATGCTCGATAGAACCATTCCACCACAGTTTCAGGAGATTGAACCCATCCGTTTTCCATGGCCAAAGCGGCATATGTTGGGCAATGACATTCCGCTGTATGTCCTTGATATGGGTAGTCAACCCATTATAGAGTTAGAGTTGATTTTTAAATCGGGTAGTTGCCATGAGTTGCATCCAGGTGCAGCTTATTTTACCGCTGCTATGCTACTTGAAGGTACTGCAACCAAAACCTCTCAAGATATTGCCCATATGATCGACTATTATGGTGCAACCATTGGTACACGTGTACAAAAAGACTTTTGCATCATCTCTCTTTCTACACTTGTTAAGCACCTTAATCCCTTGCTAGATTTATTGGTCGAGCTACTATTAACCGCTAGTTTTCCTGAAAAATCACTCCAATTGCTAAAAAATGTAAAAACGCAAGCCATTCAGATGGCCGATAAAAAAAACCATCAGGTAGCCTATAAGCGGTTTTGTACAGCACTTTTTACAGCAGCACATCCGTATGGAAGGCATTTAACCGTGCAAGAGATTGCAGCCATTCAACGAAGCGATTTACAACACCATTATGAACAATTGTTGTTTACTGGCTGTGCTGCTTTTGTAAGTGGACAAGTGACTCCAGCTGCCTTACAATCCATTCAACAAGCCCTAGAACAGTTAACTGTAACAAAAGTTGTACAACCAGATCAAATCCCATCTGGCAATCTTCCTGAAAAAATAGATATAGCCGATGGGCAACACTTGCAATCTGCTATTGTAATTGGTAAAAAGTTATTGCTTAAAAAGGAAGCAGATTTTTTACCTATGGTGGTAGTCAATACGCTTTTAGGGGGATATTTCGGTTCTCGGTTGATGCGGAATATTCGAGAAGATAAAGGCTACACCTATGGCATCCATTCCAATATGGTTGCTTTATTACAAGCTGGTTATCTGTCTATTACTACAGAAGTAGCCCAAGAAGTGACACAGGCAACCATCCAAGAAATCTATAAGGAAATAGCAATATTGCAACATGAACTTGTTGCAGAGGACGCTTTACAGAATGTTAAAAATTACCTCCTAGGCCATTTTTTAACCACAATCAATGATCCCTTTTCCATCATGCAAAAGTTTCAGGCAGCCTACTTGCATGGTTTGGATCAAAGTTATTATACTGCATTTTACCATCAGGTTCGTGACATAACTCCTCTAGAAGTTAGAAACTTAGCACAAAAATACTTATCTTTAGATTCCTTTACAGAAGTAGTTGTGCGTTGA
- the rplM gene encoding 50S ribosomal protein L13: protein MDSISYKTKYANKQSVNKQWVVVDASFQPLGRFASQLAYLIRGKHKPDFTPHVDGGDHVIVLNADKIALSGNKSVKKTYTTYSGYPGGLKRATLQEVQAISPRRVIERAVKGMLPKNRLGRRLFHNLHVCQGDIHPYAAQKPTPITLKY from the coding sequence GTGGATTCTATTAGTTATAAAACAAAATATGCTAACAAGCAGAGCGTTAACAAGCAATGGGTTGTTGTTGATGCTTCATTTCAGCCATTGGGTAGGTTTGCTAGCCAGCTTGCTTACCTCATTCGTGGAAAGCATAAGCCTGATTTTACGCCTCATGTGGATGGGGGAGACCATGTTATTGTCTTGAATGCGGATAAAATAGCTTTATCGGGTAATAAATCGGTTAAAAAAACCTATACCACTTATTCCGGTTATCCTGGGGGGTTAAAGCGTGCTACGCTTCAGGAAGTTCAAGCTATTAGTCCTAGGCGTGTAATAGAGCGTGCTGTAAAAGGTATGTTGCCTAAAAATAGATTGGGAAGAAGGTTGTTTCACAATCTACATGTTTGTCAGGGGGATATTCATCCATATGCAGCTCAAAAGCCAACCCCAATAACCCTAAAATACTAA
- the rpsI gene encoding 30S ribosomal protein S9 has product METVNAVGRRKTAVARVYLVQGTGDILINHKPLLDYFPVEEISLIVKQPLEKLDKAGQYNLKINVVGGGLRGQAEAIRLGIARALCKLDLENNRPILKKEGFLTRDARIVERKKYGRKKSRKKFQFTKR; this is encoded by the coding sequence ATGGAAACAGTCAATGCAGTAGGGCGAAGAAAGACCGCCGTGGCTAGGGTCTATCTTGTACAAGGGACAGGAGATATTCTCATTAATCATAAGCCGCTTTTAGATTATTTTCCAGTAGAAGAAATTAGCTTAATTGTCAAGCAACCTTTGGAAAAATTGGATAAGGCAGGCCAGTATAATTTAAAGATTAATGTTGTTGGTGGAGGGTTACGTGGGCAGGCGGAAGCCATTCGTTTGGGTATTGCCAGGGCGCTTTGTAAACTGGATTTAGAAAACAATAGGCCGATACTCAAGAAAGAAGGGTTTTTAACCAGGGATGCTAGAATAGTGGAACGTAAGAAGTATGGTCGTAAAAAGTCGAGAAAGAAATTCCAGTTTACAAAGCGTTAG
- the rpsB gene encoding 30S ribosomal protein S2 — protein MIKLEFKALLDAGVHFGHLTRKWNPKMAPFIFMKQNGIHIIDLNKTITCMQEAALQLNAMAQAGKKILFVATKKQVKASVEQAAQDLGMPYVTERWLGGTLTNFVNTRKLLKRMLSIEKNMHMAAYKNLAKKERLVIAREQEKLSRILQGLANVTRLPSALFVIDIKEEHIAVEEARKLGIPVFALVDTNTNPDLVDFPIPGNDDAFRSVDIVVRYLATAIKEGVAAYRKEKAETAPKKEEEAAAPSATKVVAKRGIKVVQGVVVKKSAPAKAKVATPVDKGKVAAAAAPLKEQTEKEK, from the coding sequence ATGATAAAGTTAGAATTCAAAGCACTACTTGATGCGGGTGTCCATTTTGGCCATCTGACTAGGAAATGGAATCCTAAGATGGCTCCTTTTATTTTTATGAAGCAGAATGGTATACATATCATTGACCTAAACAAAACGATTACCTGTATGCAAGAAGCTGCTTTGCAGCTTAATGCAATGGCACAAGCTGGGAAAAAGATTTTGTTTGTCGCTACTAAGAAGCAAGTTAAAGCTTCTGTAGAGCAGGCAGCGCAGGATTTGGGTATGCCCTATGTTACAGAACGATGGCTCGGTGGTACACTGACTAATTTTGTAAATACGCGCAAGCTATTAAAACGCATGCTTTCCATAGAAAAAAACATGCATATGGCTGCTTATAAAAATTTAGCAAAAAAAGAAAGGTTGGTCATTGCGCGGGAGCAGGAAAAGCTCAGTAGAATACTGCAGGGACTGGCCAATGTTACAAGGCTTCCATCTGCACTGTTTGTCATTGATATCAAGGAAGAGCATATTGCTGTTGAGGAAGCGCGCAAATTGGGTATTCCTGTTTTTGCCTTGGTAGATACCAATACAAATCCAGATTTGGTTGATTTTCCTATTCCTGGTAATGATGATGCCTTCCGTTCTGTTGATATTGTAGTCCGTTATCTTGCTACTGCCATTAAGGAAGGGGTAGCGGCCTATAGAAAAGAGAAGGCAGAAACAGCTCCTAAAAAAGAAGAAGAGGCTGCTGCTCCTTCAGCTACTAAAGTAGTAGCTAAAAGAGGCATAAAAGTGGTACAGGGCGTGGTAGTGAAGAAATCCGCTCCTGCTAAAGCTAAAGTGGCTACGCCTGTAGATAAGGGTAAAGTGGCTGCAGCTGCTGCGCCGCTTAAGGAGCAGACAGAAAAGGAAAAATAA
- the tsf gene encoding translation elongation factor Ts codes for MVITAQEVAALRKRTGAGMMDCKKALIAAEGDFEQAIDLLRKKGQKVFADRAAHDASEGAVFACSSSNHQESFLLVLNCETDFVAKNELFLQLGQAILEVAVVHRPDSLAALEALPLGHGTVQEAIVASTGTTGEKITISTYETLAAEVTVPYIHTGNRLAVLVGLQGAQGEQVIAAGRDVAMQIAAMNPVAVDKDQVDQAIVERESAVIQAQLMEEGCDGAKAEKITQGRLHKFFQENTLLQQPFVKNGKLTVAQYLQTIAPTLTVTAFKRIGVGA; via the coding sequence ATGGTCATTACAGCGCAAGAGGTAGCTGCACTTAGGAAGAGAACAGGTGCAGGGATGATGGATTGTAAAAAAGCATTGATTGCAGCAGAGGGTGATTTTGAGCAAGCTATTGACTTGCTCAGAAAGAAAGGGCAAAAGGTATTTGCAGATCGTGCAGCACATGATGCAAGTGAAGGTGCTGTTTTTGCTTGTTCAAGTTCGAATCATCAAGAATCTTTCTTATTGGTGTTGAACTGTGAGACCGACTTTGTAGCTAAAAATGAATTGTTTTTGCAGTTGGGTCAAGCAATTTTGGAAGTTGCAGTGGTGCATAGGCCAGATTCTCTGGCTGCACTAGAAGCCTTACCATTGGGTCATGGAACTGTTCAGGAGGCTATTGTGGCATCTACTGGAACTACTGGTGAAAAAATTACAATTTCTACCTATGAAACATTAGCAGCTGAGGTAACGGTTCCTTATATCCATACTGGTAATCGGTTAGCTGTATTGGTCGGATTACAAGGCGCTCAGGGTGAGCAGGTGATTGCTGCGGGTAGAGATGTTGCCATGCAAATAGCTGCTATGAATCCCGTAGCGGTTGATAAAGATCAAGTAGACCAGGCGATCGTGGAGAGGGAATCGGCTGTTATTCAGGCGCAGCTTATGGAGGAGGGGTGTGATGGAGCCAAGGCAGAGAAAATCACACAAGGTAGGTTACATAAGTTTTTTCAGGAAAATACATTATTGCAGCAACCATTTGTAAAAAATGGTAAGTTGACTGTAGCTCAATATCTTCAAACAATTGCTCCAACCTTAACTGTTACTGCATTCAAGCGCATTGGCGTGGGTGCATAG
- the mnmA gene encoding tRNA 2-thiouridine(34) synthase MnmA, translated as MSKKGRVLVAMSGGIDSSVAAVMLHEQGYEVVGITMKTWSYAGSGGKKKETGCCSLDAINDARNVAVELGFPHIVVDIREAFGGHVIDHFKSEYLAGRTPNPCVLCNTHIKWDALLARANQLDCDYLATGHYAKVREEGGRYIISKGIDPKKDQSYALWGVSQESLSRTLLPLGGFTKSFIRAFAAERGFTDLVNKSESYEICFIPDNDYRGFLKRQVPGLEEKVKGGAFVLEDGTVVGQHEGYPFYTIGQRKGLHIALGYPVYVTAIDKETNRVVLGTFDQLLREGMYVDRLNLSKYIDLKGKKLDTLTKVRYNDPGTPAVIEQVGEQMHVFFGAGVHAITPGQAAVFYEAEDVIGGGWIVSAFQKKSRVSVQTMVST; from the coding sequence ATGAGTAAAAAAGGACGTGTACTGGTAGCCATGAGTGGTGGCATAGATAGCTCTGTAGCCGCTGTGATGCTGCATGAGCAGGGCTATGAAGTAGTAGGCATTACCATGAAAACATGGAGTTATGCAGGCAGTGGTGGTAAGAAAAAAGAGACGGGATGTTGCAGCTTAGATGCCATCAATGATGCAAGGAATGTGGCAGTTGAATTGGGCTTCCCACATATTGTGGTGGATATACGAGAAGCATTTGGAGGCCACGTCATTGACCATTTTAAATCAGAATATCTAGCTGGTAGAACGCCCAATCCATGTGTATTGTGCAATACCCATATCAAATGGGATGCACTTTTGGCACGTGCCAATCAGTTGGATTGTGATTATCTGGCTACTGGTCATTATGCAAAAGTACGAGAAGAAGGGGGACGTTATATCATTTCCAAGGGCATAGATCCTAAAAAAGACCAATCCTATGCCCTATGGGGAGTCTCTCAAGAAAGCCTTAGCAGGACTTTACTGCCACTTGGTGGATTTACCAAATCTTTTATTCGTGCATTTGCTGCTGAACGTGGCTTCACAGATTTGGTTAATAAGTCTGAGTCCTACGAAATATGTTTTATTCCCGATAATGATTACCGTGGATTCTTAAAACGACAAGTACCTGGGTTAGAAGAAAAGGTTAAAGGTGGTGCATTTGTATTAGAGGATGGTACCGTAGTAGGACAGCATGAAGGCTATCCCTTTTATACCATTGGTCAACGGAAAGGGTTGCATATAGCCTTAGGTTATCCTGTATATGTAACAGCCATAGACAAGGAGACCAATCGAGTCGTATTGGGCACTTTTGACCAACTGCTTCGGGAGGGTATGTATGTAGATCGGCTTAATTTATCCAAATATATAGATCTAAAGGGCAAAAAACTGGATACCCTTACCAAGGTGAGGTATAACGACCCAGGAACCCCCGCTGTGATTGAGCAGGTAGGGGAGCAAATGCATGTATTTTTTGGTGCAGGTGTGCATGCCATTACTCCTGGCCAAGCTGCTGTTTTTTATGAAGCAGAAGATGTAATAGGAGGGGGATGGATTGTCTCTGCTTTTCAAAAAAAAAGCAGGGTATCTGTTCAGACAATGGTGTCAACTTAA
- a CDS encoding IS110 family transposase yields MQKGKKRESLHIIHPNAAGIDIGSEIHYVCVPEGRCEQRVQKFKCFTEDLHNLAKWLQACEVTTVAMESTGVYWIPLFQILDSYGFSVLLVNAKHVKNVPGRKSDVQDCQWLQQLHSYGLLQGSFRPDDEICVLRSYIRQRESLVKTAAIHINRMQKALSQMNLQLHKVIRDITGVTGIRIIESILSGERNAAKLASLKDCRIKSDEATIAKALTGDYRAEHLFSLRQEHRLYLIYQEAIAECDKAIADYYKQFETKSDSGPPCIKSKATSTKNKPQFGLHEALYRVTGVDFTTIPGLSTLTVQTIVSEVGMNPHKWPTDKHFSSWLGLSPSNRITGEKVISTRTRKVINRAANAFRMAAQAALNSKSALGAYGRRMKTRLGAPKAITATARKIASTFYNMLKFGKGYVDKGIEHYEKKYKERTLKYLITKAKELGYVMVSQTETCT; encoded by the coding sequence ATGCAAAAAGGAAAAAAAAGAGAATCATTGCACATTATTCATCCTAACGCAGCAGGTATTGATATAGGTTCGGAAATACATTATGTATGTGTACCTGAAGGCAGGTGTGAACAAAGAGTTCAAAAATTTAAGTGCTTTACAGAAGATCTCCATAATTTAGCAAAATGGTTGCAAGCCTGTGAAGTGACCACAGTAGCTATGGAATCAACCGGAGTTTACTGGATTCCGTTATTCCAAATATTAGATTCTTATGGTTTTAGTGTTCTATTAGTGAATGCAAAACATGTAAAAAATGTTCCTGGTAGGAAGTCAGATGTACAAGATTGTCAGTGGTTACAACAATTACATAGCTATGGTCTACTCCAAGGCTCTTTTAGGCCAGATGATGAGATCTGTGTCTTACGTAGCTACATTAGACAAAGAGAAAGTCTGGTCAAAACAGCAGCTATTCATATTAATCGTATGCAAAAAGCACTGTCTCAAATGAATCTTCAATTACACAAAGTAATAAGAGATATTACGGGTGTAACAGGTATTCGGATTATCGAATCGATACTGTCAGGCGAGCGCAACGCTGCTAAATTGGCTTCATTAAAAGACTGTAGAATTAAAAGCGATGAGGCTACGATTGCAAAAGCCCTGACAGGAGACTATAGAGCAGAGCATCTATTTTCTCTAAGGCAGGAGCATAGGCTATACCTTATATATCAGGAAGCAATAGCAGAATGTGATAAAGCTATTGCAGATTATTATAAACAATTTGAGACAAAATCTGATTCAGGCCCACCTTGTATTAAAAGCAAAGCTACTTCTACAAAAAACAAGCCGCAGTTTGGTCTGCATGAAGCATTATATCGCGTAACAGGCGTTGATTTTACGACAATTCCTGGCCTTAGCACTTTAACAGTACAAACTATTGTTTCAGAAGTTGGCATGAACCCGCATAAATGGCCAACAGACAAACATTTTTCTTCATGGCTAGGTTTAAGTCCTTCCAATAGAATAACAGGAGAAAAAGTAATAAGTACAAGAACACGTAAAGTAATTAATCGTGCTGCAAATGCCTTTAGAATGGCAGCACAAGCAGCATTAAATAGTAAAAGTGCCCTTGGGGCATATGGTAGAAGAATGAAAACCCGATTAGGAGCCCCTAAAGCGATTACTGCTACGGCAAGAAAAATAGCGAGTACTTTTTATAACATGCTAAAATTTGGGAAAGGCTATGTCGATAAAGGAATAGAACATTATGAAAAAAAATACAAAGAAAGGACCCTAAAATATTTAATCACAAAAGCAAAAGAATTGGGCTATGTAATGGTAAGCCAAACGGAAACATGTACTTGA